From Tautonia plasticadhaerens, the proteins below share one genomic window:
- a CDS encoding DUF1552 domain-containing protein codes for MSPPIHSRRAFLRGVGVSMALPWLESVPSWADDVPDVVASAGPPTRLAVLFSGNGFHSREWWARGGGEAMELGGVLRPLEDLREKLVFVRGLYNEEALKGNIHSSQTGNLLSGAPLASGGEIRSGTSLDQVVARHSAGQTKVPSLVLGCEKSNPSVHKNYSMLYSSHISWSSPTTPTPLELYPALAFDRLFRDEPRAGERSVLDSVLADARDLRGSIAASDRLKLDEYLDSVREVESRIDRAGRRGELQGWRPNLEEPDVPRPADGIPQDIGEHMRLMADILVLAFRTDTTRVCSLKLNNDHSSLRFPNLGVDYMIHHLLSHTDSDDWLKVNRFFLDQVAYLARRLDAVREGDRTLLDNSVILFCSSMLTGNHDATQLPVILLGGGGGKLPGGRVLDYRDAPNRKMCSLYLSMLDLFGIHLPGFGDSAERLPGFSG; via the coding sequence ATGAGCCCGCCGATCCACTCCCGACGCGCGTTCCTCCGAGGGGTCGGGGTCAGCATGGCCCTGCCCTGGCTGGAGTCGGTCCCCTCGTGGGCCGACGACGTGCCCGATGTCGTCGCCTCGGCCGGCCCGCCGACCCGCCTGGCCGTCCTGTTCTCGGGCAACGGCTTCCACAGCCGGGAGTGGTGGGCCCGGGGCGGGGGGGAGGCGATGGAACTGGGCGGCGTCCTCCGGCCGCTGGAGGATCTCCGGGAGAAGCTGGTGTTCGTCCGGGGCCTCTACAACGAGGAGGCGCTGAAGGGGAACATCCACAGCTCCCAGACCGGGAACCTGCTCTCCGGGGCCCCGCTGGCCTCGGGGGGCGAGATCCGATCCGGCACGAGCCTCGACCAGGTCGTCGCCCGGCACTCGGCGGGGCAGACGAAGGTGCCGAGCCTGGTGCTCGGCTGCGAGAAGTCGAACCCGTCGGTCCACAAGAATTACTCGATGCTCTACAGTTCCCACATCTCGTGGAGCTCCCCCACCACGCCGACCCCCCTGGAGTTGTACCCCGCCCTGGCCTTCGACCGCCTCTTCCGGGACGAGCCCCGTGCCGGGGAGCGGAGCGTGCTCGACTCGGTCCTGGCCGACGCCCGGGACCTCCGGGGGTCGATCGCCGCCTCCGACCGCCTCAAGCTCGACGAGTACCTCGACTCGGTCCGGGAGGTCGAATCCCGGATCGACCGGGCCGGCCGCCGGGGGGAGCTCCAGGGCTGGCGGCCGAACCTGGAGGAGCCGGACGTCCCCCGCCCCGCCGACGGCATCCCGCAGGACATCGGCGAGCACATGAGGCTGATGGCCGACATCCTCGTCCTCGCCTTCCGGACCGACACGACCCGGGTCTGTTCCCTGAAGCTGAACAACGACCACAGCTCGCTCCGGTTCCCGAACCTGGGGGTGGACTACATGATCCACCACCTCCTCTCGCACACCGACAGCGACGACTGGCTGAAGGTCAATCGCTTCTTCCTCGACCAGGTGGCCTACCTCGCCCGGCGGCTCGATGCGGTCCGGGAGGGGGATCGCACCCTGCTGGACAACTCGGTGATCCTCTTCTGCTCCAGCATGCTCACCGGCAATCACGACGCGACCCAGCTCCCCGTGATCCTGCTGGGGGGGGGCGGCGGCAAACTGCCGGGAGGGCGTGTCCTGGACTACCGGGACGCCCCGAACCGCAAGATGTGCAGCCTTTACCTCTCGATGCTCGACCTGTTCGGCATCCACCTGCCGGGGTTCGGGGACTCGGCCGAACGCCTGCCGGGCTTCTCGGGGTGA